In the genome of Pediococcus claussenii ATCC BAA-344, one region contains:
- a CDS encoding proline--tRNA ligase yields the protein MKQSKLLIPTVKEVPSDAEALSHQMMIRAGFIRQVSAGSYAYLPLAYRVLEKVKGIIREELDKIDAVEMLAPIILPAELWKKSGRFETYGQELFKLKNRHGRDFILGPTHEETFTTFIRDDIKSYKKLPLTLYQIQTKYRDEDRPRYGLLRGREFMMKDAYSFHANEESLDEVFHKMEIAYRNIFNRIGLDYREIVGDAGAMGGRDSREFSAIAPVGEDTIAYSDSSDYAANLEMATSQYQNLNINEELRDLEKVSTNNAHSIDEVSEALNIDEGRIIKTLVMIADEEPILVLLRGNDELNEVKLTNLLGVNEVHEASEEEVVALLGAHVGSVGPMIDDAKVRIVADQYVQQMTNAVVGANEDNYHFINANLNRDFDVTEFSDLRVAKEGELAPDGKGKLTFTKGIEIGHVFKIGTKYSKALDATILDENGRAKPVIMGCYGIGVSRLLSAVTEQQADEYGLVWPNAIAPYDVHVVPVSDRDKNQQTIATQIEQDLTEAGLQVLVDDRKERAGVKFADSDLIGLPIRVTVGKKSSDGIVEVKIRKTSETLEVRVEELKNTIEILLNQAK from the coding sequence GTGAAACAATCAAAACTTTTAATACCAACTGTTAAAGAAGTTCCAAGTGATGCTGAGGCTTTAAGCCATCAGATGATGATTAGGGCGGGGTTTATAAGACAGGTATCAGCGGGAAGTTATGCATATTTGCCACTAGCTTACCGAGTTTTAGAAAAAGTTAAAGGTATTATCAGAGAAGAACTCGATAAGATTGATGCGGTCGAAATGTTGGCTCCAATTATTTTGCCAGCAGAACTCTGGAAGAAATCAGGTCGGTTTGAAACATACGGACAAGAATTATTTAAGTTGAAGAATCGACATGGTAGGGATTTTATTTTGGGACCAACACACGAAGAAACATTTACGACGTTCATTCGCGATGATATTAAGTCTTATAAGAAGCTTCCTCTGACACTCTATCAGATTCAAACAAAGTACCGTGACGAAGATCGTCCTCGTTATGGTTTGCTACGTGGTCGAGAGTTTATGATGAAAGACGCTTATTCGTTCCATGCGAACGAGGAAAGTTTAGATGAAGTTTTCCATAAGATGGAAATTGCTTATCGTAACATTTTTAATCGAATTGGTTTGGATTACAGAGAGATTGTCGGCGATGCTGGTGCCATGGGTGGCAGGGATTCACGTGAATTTTCTGCAATTGCTCCTGTTGGTGAAGACACAATTGCTTATTCAGATTCTAGTGATTATGCCGCTAATCTTGAAATGGCAACTAGTCAATATCAAAATTTAAACATTAATGAAGAGTTGCGCGATTTAGAAAAAGTTTCAACTAATAATGCACATTCTATTGATGAGGTCTCTGAGGCGTTGAATATAGACGAGGGACGAATAATCAAGACCCTTGTCATGATTGCAGATGAGGAACCCATCTTGGTACTGTTACGTGGAAATGACGAACTTAATGAGGTAAAATTAACAAACTTGCTTGGTGTAAATGAAGTTCATGAAGCCTCTGAGGAAGAGGTTGTTGCTCTGCTGGGGGCCCACGTTGGATCAGTTGGTCCAATGATAGACGATGCAAAAGTGAGAATAGTAGCGGACCAATATGTTCAGCAAATGACCAATGCTGTTGTAGGTGCAAATGAAGATAATTATCACTTTATCAATGCAAACCTTAATCGCGATTTTGATGTAACCGAATTTAGTGATCTGAGAGTTGCTAAGGAGGGTGAGCTTGCTCCTGATGGGAAAGGAAAACTCACTTTTACTAAGGGTATTGAGATTGGTCATGTTTTCAAAATTGGAACTAAGTATTCAAAAGCACTTGATGCAACTATTTTGGATGAAAATGGGCGTGCGAAACCTGTTATTATGGGGTGCTATGGAATTGGAGTGAGTCGTTTGTTATCTGCTGTTACGGAACAACAGGCGGATGAATATGGTTTAGTTTGGCCCAATGCAATTGCTCCCTATGATGTACATGTTGTGCCAGTTAGCGATCGGGATAAGAATCAGCAAACAATTGCTACACAAATTGAACAAGATTTGACTGAAGCAGGATTACAGGTTTTAGTTGATGATCGTAAAGAACGTGCTGGTGTTAAATTTGCCGATTCGGATTTGATTGGGCTTCCAATTCGAGTAACAGTCGGGAAAAAATCTAGTGATGGAATAGTTGAAGTTAAAATTAGAAAAACAAGCGAGACATTGGAAGTACGAGTAGAAGAATTGAAAAATACAATTGAAATTCTTCTAAATCAAGCTAAATAG
- the rseP gene encoding RIP metalloprotease RseP, which yields MSVLTTIVTFIIVFGILVVVHEFGHFWMARRSGILVREFSIGMGPKIVDLKSKGTTFTIRVLPIGGYVRMAGIDEEDDELKPGQQVILSTDQKNIVTKIDASNHPNVGVGFPFEVVKYDLVNDLFIEGYQNGNEDKLLRLGVDHDATIVEANNVEVRIAPHDVQFQAAKLWKRMLTNFAGPFNNFVLAIVVFAVLGILQGSVPTNSNKVNVVDNGIAAKAGLKNNDTITKINDIKIKNWSEISENISNKANQNVTLTVQRQSQKKIIQLKPKEVNNGGKKVGMIGIETTSTRNLLSRVLYGFTGTWEMTERLFGAIGQMFHGFSLNDLGGPVAIYATTSQATRQGFTSVLFVLAFLSLNLGIVNLFPIPALDGGKLLLNIIEAIRRKPIKPETENIITLIGFGFLMLLMILVTWNDIQRYFIK from the coding sequence ATGTCAGTATTAACAACAATTGTTACGTTTATTATTGTTTTTGGAATTCTTGTAGTTGTACATGAATTTGGGCATTTTTGGATGGCACGCCGTTCAGGAATTCTGGTACGTGAGTTTTCGATTGGAATGGGCCCCAAAATCGTTGATTTGAAGTCAAAAGGTACAACTTTTACTATCCGAGTTTTGCCTATTGGTGGATATGTTAGAATGGCCGGCATTGATGAAGAAGATGATGAGTTAAAGCCTGGGCAGCAAGTTATTCTTTCAACAGACCAAAAGAATATTGTTACTAAGATCGACGCGAGCAATCATCCCAACGTTGGAGTTGGATTTCCATTTGAAGTTGTTAAATACGATTTGGTTAATGACCTATTTATTGAAGGTTATCAAAATGGAAACGAAGATAAGCTCTTAAGGTTAGGTGTTGACCATGATGCAACCATAGTTGAAGCAAATAATGTTGAAGTTAGAATTGCCCCGCACGATGTTCAATTTCAGGCAGCCAAACTTTGGAAGAGGATGCTCACAAATTTTGCTGGTCCGTTTAATAACTTTGTTCTGGCTATTGTAGTGTTTGCAGTTTTGGGTATACTCCAGGGCTCGGTCCCAACCAATTCTAATAAAGTAAATGTTGTTGATAATGGCATCGCTGCAAAAGCAGGTCTAAAAAATAATGACACAATTACAAAAATTAATGATATAAAAATTAAGAATTGGTCTGAAATTTCAGAAAACATTTCTAATAAGGCAAATCAAAACGTAACATTAACAGTTCAGAGACAGTCTCAGAAAAAAATTATTCAGCTAAAACCTAAAGAGGTTAACAACGGGGGGAAAAAGGTTGGGATGATTGGTATTGAAACAACTTCTACCCGAAACTTACTTTCGAGAGTATTGTATGGTTTTACCGGTACTTGGGAAATGACAGAGCGATTGTTTGGAGCAATTGGTCAGATGTTTCACGGCTTTAGTCTAAATGACTTAGGAGGGCCAGTTGCCATTTATGCAACAACATCGCAAGCTACACGTCAAGGATTTACTTCTGTTCTGTTTGTATTGGCGTTCTTATCATTAAACTTAGGGATTGTTAATTTGTTTCCAATACCTGCTCTGGATGGTGGTAAGCTTCTGCTTAATATAATTGAAGCAATTAGAAGAAAACCCATTAAACCAGAGACAGAAAACATAATTACATTAATCGGTTTTGGATTTTTAATGTTACTCATGATTTTAGTAACATGGAATGATATTCAACGATATTTCATTAAATAA
- a CDS encoding phosphatidate cytidylyltransferase codes for MRQRVITAVIALVIFIPIIILGGPWIEVAALALAGVAMSEVLMMKKILLISPEATISILGTLFLVSNDKWYGFLPSQFNKQFIFFLFVIALLIRIIFSKNRFNFDDAGVLTLSMLYIGFGFNQFVAARNVGLTTLLFVLFIVWLTDSGAYMIGRQFGRNKLSPLISPNKTWEGSIGGTVVAVIICSIFAIWTKVSLDVIGITLIAIVLSIAGQMGDLIESSLKRYYGVKDSGKILPGHGGILDRFDSLLLVLPIAHLFGLF; via the coding sequence ATGAGACAACGAGTAATTACAGCAGTTATTGCTTTAGTTATTTTTATTCCCATTATTATTTTGGGAGGGCCATGGATTGAGGTGGCCGCACTGGCTTTGGCAGGTGTTGCAATGAGTGAAGTCTTAATGATGAAGAAGATTTTGTTAATCAGCCCGGAAGCAACAATTAGCATTTTAGGTACTTTGTTTTTAGTATCAAATGATAAATGGTATGGTTTTTTACCAAGTCAATTTAACAAACAGTTTATTTTCTTTCTTTTTGTTATTGCATTGTTAATTAGAATCATTTTTTCTAAAAATAGATTTAATTTCGACGATGCTGGTGTACTTACACTTAGTATGTTGTATATTGGTTTTGGATTTAATCAATTTGTTGCTGCGCGAAATGTTGGTTTAACAACATTACTGTTTGTTCTTTTTATCGTTTGGCTTACGGATAGTGGGGCTTATATGATTGGGCGTCAATTTGGTAGAAATAAATTATCGCCGTTGATCAGTCCAAATAAAACGTGGGAAGGTTCGATTGGTGGTACCGTAGTTGCAGTCATTATTTGCTCTATTTTTGCAATATGGACCAAAGTGAGCCTTGATGTAATAGGCATAACTCTGATTGCGATCGTTCTTTCAATAGCTGGTCAGATGGGAGACTTGATTGAGTCGTCTCTCAAGCGTTACTATGGCGTGAAAGACTCTGGTAAAATTCTGCCAGGACATGGTGGAATATTGGATCGTTTTGATAGCTTGTTGTTGGTTTTACCAATTGCTCATCTGTTTGGTTTGTTTTAG
- a CDS encoding isoprenyl transferase, with product MIVNDSNEIFLNENIPNHIAIIMDGNGRWAKRRHLPRVAGHKRGMDVVKIVTQEASNLGVRVLTLYAFSTENWKRPSSEVSFLMKLPIDFFGTFVPDLIEQNIRVQVMGDVTKLPKDTQKSVRDAVAQTSRNTGMILNFALNYGGRDEIIQAVQSIAEQVSGKQLIPEQIDAKLFAKNLMTNQLGELADPDLLIRTSGEERISNFLLWQIAYSEMVFTDTLWPDFDEQELKNCIQQFQKRDRRFGGIKK from the coding sequence ATTATTGTGAATGATTCAAATGAGATTTTTTTAAATGAGAATATTCCAAACCATATTGCAATTATTATGGATGGAAATGGGCGATGGGCAAAGAGACGTCATCTTCCCCGTGTTGCTGGTCATAAGAGGGGAATGGATGTAGTGAAAATAGTCACTCAAGAGGCATCCAATCTTGGTGTTAGAGTGCTTACCTTATATGCCTTTTCGACGGAAAATTGGAAGAGACCTAGTTCAGAAGTTTCTTTTTTGATGAAGTTACCGATTGACTTTTTTGGAACGTTTGTTCCAGATTTAATTGAACAAAATATAAGAGTCCAAGTAATGGGCGATGTTACTAAGTTACCAAAGGATACCCAGAAATCAGTTCGTGATGCTGTTGCACAAACTAGTCGAAATACCGGAATGATTCTTAATTTTGCCTTGAATTATGGTGGACGTGACGAAATAATTCAAGCTGTTCAGTCAATTGCGGAGCAAGTTAGTGGTAAACAGCTCATCCCAGAACAAATCGATGCCAAATTATTTGCAAAGAATTTAATGACCAATCAACTTGGTGAACTAGCAGACCCAGATTTATTGATTAGGACTAGTGGTGAAGAAAGAATTTCAAATTTCTTACTTTGGCAAATTGCTTATAGTGAGATGGTCTTTACAGACACTTTATGGCCTGATTTTGATGAGCAAGAATTAAAAAATTGTATTCAACAATTTCAAAAACGTGACCGCCGCTTTGGCGGTATAAAGAAATGA